The uncultured Cohaesibacter sp. genomic sequence CTCTTCTGTCCATCGCCATATTAGGGTAAGCAGTTATTCACATTACACCTTAGGCTTAGATGAAACAATTCGCCAAAATGGCTCAGTGCTGGCCCTCTTGCATATCCCTTGATAGATTGCCGCCGGTTGGCCCCTAAAGATTCGCGATTAACACGGAAGCACCAGATCATTCATGTCGAGCGCCGGACAAGAAAAACCATCCTCAAAAACACCACCATCTGCCAAGGCTACGCCGATGATGGAACAATATATCGAAATCAAGACGGCGAATCCGGACAGCCTGCTGTTCTATCGTATGGGCGATTTCTACGAGCTCTTCTTTGATGACGCGCGGGAAGCCTCTCAGGCTCTGGGCATCACGCTGACAAAGCGCGGCAAACATCTGGGCAGTGATATTCCCATGTGCGGAGTGCCGGTGCATGCGGCTGAAGGCTATCTGGAGCGGCTGATTGCGCTTGGCTACAAGGTGGCCGTATGCGAGCAGACCGAAGATCCGGCTGAAGCCAAGAAGCGCGGCGGCAAATCGGTTGTCAAACGCGCTGTGATCCGCCTGATCACGCCGGGCACCCTGACCGAAGACAGCCTGCTGGATGCCTCCAGTTCCAACTATCTGGCCGCAATCGCCCGCGTGAAGGCAGGCGATGAGGGGCTTCTCTATGGCCTTTCCTGGCTTGAGCTTTCAACCGGTGACTATGGTGTTCTGGCGCTAGATCATCTGCGCCTTGGAGCCGAACTGGCGCGGATTGACGCGCGCGAGGTGATCATCGCCGATCACATGCTAATGGACGAGGATATCCGTCCGCTTTCGGATACAGTGCGCGCCAGCTTCTCGCCTGTGCCACGCGCTTTCTTTGACGGGGCAACAGCTGAAGACCGATTGCTGGACTATTTCGGCCTCTCGACGCTGGATGGTCACGGTCATTACCAGCGCGTCGAGCTGATGGCCGCAAGCGCCATTCTTGCTTATGTGGAAAAGACCCAGCTTGGTGCACGGCCGCCCCTCAATCCGCCCCAACGCGAACTTTCAGGTCGCACCATGGCGATTGATTCCGCCACCCGGGCCAATCTGGAGCTTGTGCGCACGCTTTCGGGCGACAAGAAGGGCAGCCTGCTCTCTATCCTCGACAAAACGGTAACCGGCGGCGGATCTCGCATGCTGGCCACACGTCTTTCTGCGCCGCTGGCCGAGCTCGCCCCTATTCTCGCGCGTCAGGATTCGGTTGGCTGGTTCCTTGAAAATAGCTGGATCCGGGAAGATCTGCTTGAAGATCTCAAGGCAGCCCCTGATATGCCGCGTGCGCTTTCCCGTCTGGCGCTGGACCGTGGGGGGCCCAGAGACATGGGTGCCATCCGCAGCGGCTTTGCCACTGTCTTTGCTCTCATGGATCATCTCGCCTCGGCGCATACGGAAACGGCCCTGCCCAGCGAGCTTGAAGACGCTCGCACTGCGCTTTCTGCCATGCCGCAAGAGCTCGGGCAGCTTCTCTCCAGTGCGCTGGATGACGAAATGCCGCTGCAAAAGCGCGATGGCGGTTTTGTGCGCTCCGGCTATGACGAGAGCCTTGACGAGCTTCGGTCCCTGCGCGACGAGAGCCGCCGGGTCATTGCGTCGCTGCAGGCCAATTATGCCGAACAGACCGGCATCAAGTCGGTCAAGGTCAAGCATAACAATGTGCTGGGTTATTTTATCGAGGTGACGGCAAACAATGCGGACAAGCTGATGACCGCTCCGCTCAACGAAACCTTCATCCATCGTCAGACGCTGGCCAATGCAGTGCGCTTTACAACCACGGAGCTTGCCGATCTGGAGGCACGCATCGCCTCTGCCGGAGCCAAGGTGGTGGCCATCGAGCTATCCATTTTCGATCAGTTGCGCGAAGCGATCCTCGCATCTCAGGATCTGATCAAACAGGCCGCGCAGGCCATTGCCGTTCTGGATGTCTCCATTGCGCTGGCCCGCCTTGCCGAGGAACGCGACTATTGCCGCCCAAGGGTTGATGACAGCCTTGCCTTTGACATTCACAATGGACGGCATCCGGTGGTCGAGATCGCTTTGCAGAAGGATGGCAGCGATCCGTTTGTGGCCAACGACTGCGATCTCAGCCCCAAGGATAGCCATCTGCATGGGCGCATCTGGTTGATGACCGGCCCCAACATGGCCGGTAAATCGACCTTCCTGAGACAAAATGCCCTCATCGCCATATTGGCACAGATGGGGTCTTTCGTTCCGGCGGACTCTGCCCATATCGGCCTTGTCGACCGGCTATTCTCCCGCGTAGGGGCTGCCGATGATCTGGCGCGGGGCCGCTCCACCTTCATGGTGGAAATGGTCGAAACCGCAGCCATTCTCAATCAGGCTGGCGAACGCTCACTGGTGATCCTTGATGAAATCGGACGCGGTACGGCCACCTTTGACGGGCTCTCCATTGCCTGGGCGACCATTGAGAATCTGCATGAGGTCAATCGCGCCCGTGCCCTGTTTGCCACGCATTATCATGAGCTGACAGTGCTACATGAGAAGCTGCCGCGGCTCATCAATGCAACGGTCAAGGTCAAGGAATGGCAGGGTGACGTGGTGTTCCTGCATCAGATCGTGCCCGGCGCAGCGGATCGCTCCTACGGTATTCAGGTTGCCAAGCTGGCCGGCCTGCCAGATAACGTCATTGCACGGGCCCGAGATGTATTGCAGCATCTGGAAGAAGGGGACCGGCAGTCACCGGCAGCAACGATTGATGATCTGCCGCTCTTTTCGGTTTCCATTCAGGCGCCCGAGCCTGTTGAGACCGAGCAGGATGTGCTCCGGGACACCCTACAGACAATCGACCCCGATGACATGAGCCCACGCGAAGCCCATGAAGCGCTTTATAAGTTAAAGGCTCTGCTCCAGGGGTAAGAGGAACCGTGAGATCGTCAGGCGCAGCAGGCCAGCTTTTCTTTGCAGGCCCGCATTTGCGCTTCATTGCACCTATATTATAGTAATTACAGAGATATTTTGCCCAATTTAACCAGAAATCAAATCTATTTGTGCCATTGCTGCTGCTAGCAGAAAGAGACAAGGCGAGAAAACATGATCATTGCCCCCCAAAATGACGGACTGATTGACATTGATGCCACCAAGGCAAAGCTGGAACAAATTGTTGTCGAACATGGGGGCGACGCGTCCGACTTCAAAACGAGAGCTGCCATTCTGCAGCTTTTCAAGGATGTCTTGCAGAAGGGACGCGCCCGCGCCGAAACCCTGCTGAATGAAGATGGCCTTGGCATCCTGTGTGCCATTCGGCTTTCCTATCTGGAAGACCAGATCATCACGCTGATCTATCGCTTCGCCATCGAACATGTCTTTCGGGCTGAAAATCCATCCTCTTCCGAGCATCTTTCCGTGGTGGCCGTGGGCGGCTATGGCCGCGCCACTCTTGCCCCCCATTCCGATATCGATTTGCTGTTTTTGCTGCCTTACAAGCAAACGCCCTGGGGCGAGAGCGTCGTCGAATATATCCTCTATATGCTTTGGGATCTGGGCCAGAAAGTTGGCCATGCGACCCGCACCCTGAATGAATGCGTGCGCCTGTCGCGCAGCGACATGACGATCCGCACCTCGATCCTTGAAGCCCGCTTCATTGATGGTGAAAAAAAGCTCTTTGACGAGCTGATCGAGAAATTCGACAAGGATGTGCTGCGCAATACATCCGCTGAGTTCATCGCAGCCAAACTGGCTGAACGCGACGCCCGCCACAATCAGCAGGGCAATTCACGCTATATGGTCGAACCCAATATCAAGGAAGGCAAAGGCGGCTTGCGCGATATC encodes the following:
- the mutS gene encoding DNA mismatch repair protein MutS; this encodes MSSAGQEKPSSKTPPSAKATPMMEQYIEIKTANPDSLLFYRMGDFYELFFDDAREASQALGITLTKRGKHLGSDIPMCGVPVHAAEGYLERLIALGYKVAVCEQTEDPAEAKKRGGKSVVKRAVIRLITPGTLTEDSLLDASSSNYLAAIARVKAGDEGLLYGLSWLELSTGDYGVLALDHLRLGAELARIDAREVIIADHMLMDEDIRPLSDTVRASFSPVPRAFFDGATAEDRLLDYFGLSTLDGHGHYQRVELMAASAILAYVEKTQLGARPPLNPPQRELSGRTMAIDSATRANLELVRTLSGDKKGSLLSILDKTVTGGGSRMLATRLSAPLAELAPILARQDSVGWFLENSWIREDLLEDLKAAPDMPRALSRLALDRGGPRDMGAIRSGFATVFALMDHLASAHTETALPSELEDARTALSAMPQELGQLLSSALDDEMPLQKRDGGFVRSGYDESLDELRSLRDESRRVIASLQANYAEQTGIKSVKVKHNNVLGYFIEVTANNADKLMTAPLNETFIHRQTLANAVRFTTTELADLEARIASAGAKVVAIELSIFDQLREAILASQDLIKQAAQAIAVLDVSIALARLAEERDYCRPRVDDSLAFDIHNGRHPVVEIALQKDGSDPFVANDCDLSPKDSHLHGRIWLMTGPNMAGKSTFLRQNALIAILAQMGSFVPADSAHIGLVDRLFSRVGAADDLARGRSTFMVEMVETAAILNQAGERSLVILDEIGRGTATFDGLSIAWATIENLHEVNRARALFATHYHELTVLHEKLPRLINATVKVKEWQGDVVFLHQIVPGAADRSYGIQVAKLAGLPDNVIARARDVLQHLEEGDRQSPAATIDDLPLFSVSIQAPEPVETEQDVLRDTLQTIDPDDMSPREAHEALYKLKALLQG